A window of the Fulvia fulva chromosome 3, complete sequence genome harbors these coding sequences:
- a CDS encoding Diaminohydroxyphosphoribosylamino-pyrimidine deaminase, with protein MNTFLQQLGHEIVDVDEETFDVFSQNAPSRDLGMVDAKAEVLELTIAGRDFEIAQSPGVLQSTRGGGTTGAAVWETSVRLAQWLAWPPNPLFKQDILNSNSNALELGAGISGLVPLILASRIEKFYATDQSYVLKALNGNILANTRDSKNRGKKSSKADPQGGISTFALDWENDDIASVLTANGVELGTDLLLAVDCIYNYALIEPLVQTCTDICKMRSRDDGDDCRGISTICILAQQIRQPDVFEQWLRNFRQHFRVWRIPDDLLSDGLKENSGFVVHVGVLRSNA; from the exons ATGAACACGTTTCTGCAACAGCTTGGACACGAGATCGTGGACGTCGATGAAG AGACCTTTGACGTTTTCTCACAGAATGCACCATCACGAGACCTAGGCATGGTGGATGCCAAAGCCGAGGTTCTTGAGTTGACCATCGCTGGGCGAGACTTCGAGATAGCCCAGTCTCCTGGCGTCCTGCAATCTACACGCGGTGGTGGCACAACAGGAGCCGCAGTCTGGGAGACCTCAGTCAGGTTGGCACAGTGGCTGGCATGGCCGCCGAATCCTTTGTTCAAGCAGGATATCCTGAACAGCAACTCGAATGCATTGGAGCTCGGCGCTGGCATATCTGGACTCGTCCCTCTGATTTTGGCCTCGCGGATCGAAAAATTCTATGCCACAGATCAGTCATATGTGCTCAAGGCACTGAACGGAAACATACTTGCCAACACCAGGGACAGCAAGAACCGGGGTAAGAAGAGTTCGAAGGCGGATCCACAAGGCGGCATTAGTACGTTTGCCCTGGACTGGGAGAACGATGACATTGCCAGCGTACTCACTGCAAATGGCGTTGAGCTCGGCACCGATCTGCTGCTAGCCGTCGATTGCATATACAACTACGCACTCATCGAGCCCTTGGTACAGACGTGTACCGATATATGCAAGATGCGCTCTCGGGACGATGGCGACGATTGCAGAGGAATCTCAACCATCTGCATTCTCGCCCAGCAGATACGACAACCAGACGTGTTCGAACAGTGGCTTCGAAACTTCCGCCAGCACTTCCGGGTCTGGCGTATACCAGATGATCTGCTTTCCGATGGTCTCAAGGAGAACAGCGGCTTCGTTGTACATGTCGGCGTGCTGCGAAGTAATGCGTGA